In the genome of Desulfuromonas sp. DDH964, one region contains:
- a CDS encoding phospholipase A, translated as MKLEGKLESNPFSITTYKRNYLLPLSYNASPNRRTTSDVGDTVDHAEVEFQVSLQFPLVNSLWKENGRLFLAYTNHSWWQAYNSDASSPFRETNHEPELMLAIRTDQRIFGFDAKSFTFGLVHQSNGRSGTLSRSWNRVQGYFIFERGRLVLALCPWYRIPEEAKTGPDDSSGDDNPDLERYLGYGELTAVYKLGEQTLGMVWRNNLRAEGNKGAIEIDWSFPLAGRFKGYVKYFNGYGESLVDYNASSNRIGVGLLFSDLL; from the coding sequence ATGAAGCTGGAAGGGAAGCTGGAGAGCAATCCCTTTTCCATTACTACCTACAAGCGGAATTACCTGCTTCCCCTGAGCTACAATGCGTCACCCAATCGCAGGACCACCTCGGATGTCGGTGACACCGTCGATCACGCTGAGGTCGAGTTCCAGGTCAGCCTGCAGTTCCCCCTGGTCAACAGCCTCTGGAAAGAGAACGGTCGCCTCTTCCTCGCCTATACCAACCATTCCTGGTGGCAGGCCTATAACAGTGATGCCTCCAGCCCGTTCCGGGAAACCAACCACGAGCCCGAGTTGATGTTGGCGATTCGAACCGATCAGAGGATTTTCGGTTTTGACGCCAAAAGTTTTACCTTCGGGCTGGTGCACCAGTCGAATGGCCGTTCCGGCACCCTTTCTCGCAGCTGGAACCGGGTGCAGGGTTATTTTATCTTCGAACGCGGGCGGCTGGTGCTGGCACTCTGCCCCTGGTACCGGATTCCCGAAGAAGCCAAAACCGGACCGGACGATAGCTCGGGGGATGACAATCCCGATCTGGAACGATACCTGGGATACGGAGAGCTGACGGCGGTTTACAAACTGGGAGAGCAGACCCTCGGCATGGTGTGGCGCAACAACCTGCGGGCCGAAGGGAACAAGGGAGCGATCGAGATCGACTGGAGTTTCCCCCTGGCCGGTCGCTTCAAGGGGTATGTGAAATATTTCAATGGTTACGGGGAAAGCCTGGTCGATTACAATGCCTCAAGCAACCGCATCGGCGTCGGGCTCCTCTTCAGTGATCTGCTGTAG
- a CDS encoding MlaE family ABC transporter permease, whose product MNRGEEVAAAQLQEAAAEEWILTLAGTWSLRGDRPVDDRLMARLAAASGRLGFDSEQLTGWDSSLPLFLRQIEGQVDQRQLAIDRSGLPDGVRRLLTLTDSGSEAKRDADRQAPPGFLARVGAAMLQRMEWSALALAFLGGTTRAAWRMLRGKARWRPEDLAGFLQDCGPRALPIVSLIALLVGLILAFIGAMQLQTFGVQIYVANLVGIGMARDMGAMMTGIILAGRTGAAYAAQLGTMQVNEETDALRTLGIDPLEFLVLPRLLALVLMIPLLCCYADLMGIIGGGLVCVSLFDITPLQYLQQTREAVPLYHFTGGLVKATVYGIVVALAGCHRGLACGRSAAAVGEATTAAVVTSIVWIVVWCAILTVLYNLIGV is encoded by the coding sequence ATGAATCGAGGCGAGGAAGTCGCTGCCGCCCAATTGCAGGAGGCCGCGGCGGAGGAATGGATCCTGACCCTGGCCGGAACCTGGAGCCTGCGGGGAGATCGTCCGGTTGACGATCGCCTTATGGCCCGGCTCGCAGCCGCCAGCGGCCGGCTTGGTTTCGACAGCGAACAGCTGACCGGCTGGGATAGCAGTCTTCCTCTGTTCCTGCGCCAAATTGAAGGACAGGTCGACCAACGTCAGCTGGCCATTGATCGTAGCGGGTTGCCGGACGGGGTACGGCGTCTCCTTACCCTGACAGATAGCGGCAGCGAAGCTAAACGGGATGCGGATCGGCAGGCCCCTCCTGGCTTCCTGGCCCGGGTCGGGGCGGCCATGCTGCAACGGATGGAATGGTCCGCCTTGGCCCTTGCTTTTCTCGGCGGAACGACGCGGGCGGCCTGGCGCATGCTCAGGGGGAAGGCGCGCTGGCGCCCCGAGGATCTCGCCGGTTTCCTCCAGGACTGCGGGCCACGGGCCCTCCCGATCGTCAGCCTGATCGCCCTGCTGGTCGGCCTGATCCTCGCCTTTATCGGCGCCATGCAGCTGCAGACCTTCGGTGTGCAGATCTATGTCGCCAACCTGGTCGGCATCGGCATGGCCCGGGACATGGGGGCGATGATGACGGGAATCATCCTCGCCGGCCGTACCGGCGCCGCCTATGCCGCCCAACTCGGGACGATGCAGGTCAACGAGGAGACCGACGCGCTGCGCACCCTCGGCATCGACCCGCTCGAATTTCTCGTCCTGCCGCGCTTGCTGGCCCTGGTCCTGATGATACCGCTGCTCTGCTGTTATGCCGACCTGATGGGCATCATCGGCGGCGGCCTGGTCTGCGTCAGCCTTTTCGATATCACGCCCCTGCAATATCTGCAGCAGACCCGGGAGGCGGTCCCGCTTTATCATTTCACCGGCGGTCTGGTCAAGGCGACCGTCTACGGCATCGTGGTCGCCCTGGCGGGGTGCCACCGCGGCCTCGCCTGCGGCCGCAGTGCCGCCGCCGTCGGCGAGGCGACGACCGCAGCGGTGGTAACATCGATTGTCTGGATCGTGGTCTGGTGCGCCATCCTGACCGTGCTCTACAACCTGATCGGAGTCTGA
- a CDS encoding ABC transporter ATP-binding protein: MIRDREPGPVLAVEGLQMSFGDTLVQQDLTFDVRRGDVFLIIGPSGCGKSTLLRHLIGLQTPAAGTIRYGGEDLWALDEEERIRQLRRIGVLFQGGALWSSLTVAENIALPLHHYTRLSAAEIRGQVAFKLALVGLDGYQDFAPAQLSGGMRKRVGLARALALDPEILFFDEPSAGLDPVSARRLDDLILELRESLAATLVVVTHELASIFAIGSNGVFLDPEQRTMIASGSPAEMLAAGEPKVREFLQRGEA; encoded by the coding sequence ATGATCCGTGACCGGGAGCCGGGGCCGGTCCTCGCCGTCGAGGGTCTGCAGATGTCCTTCGGGGACACCCTGGTCCAGCAGGATTTGACCTTCGATGTCCGCCGCGGCGATGTCTTCCTCATCATTGGCCCGAGTGGTTGCGGCAAGAGTACGCTGCTGCGGCACCTGATCGGCCTGCAGACCCCGGCGGCGGGCACCATCCGTTATGGTGGCGAAGATCTGTGGGCCCTTGACGAGGAGGAGCGAATCCGCCAGCTGCGCCGGATCGGGGTCCTGTTCCAGGGCGGCGCGCTCTGGAGTTCCCTGACCGTGGCGGAAAATATCGCCTTGCCGCTGCACCACTACACCCGCCTCTCCGCGGCGGAGATCAGGGGGCAGGTCGCCTTCAAACTGGCCCTGGTCGGCCTCGACGGCTATCAGGACTTCGCGCCCGCCCAGCTCAGCGGCGGCATGCGCAAGCGCGTCGGCCTCGCCCGCGCCCTGGCCCTCGATCCGGAGATCCTCTTTTTCGACGAACCTTCGGCCGGCCTCGATCCGGTCAGCGCCCGGCGGCTCGACGACCTGATCCTGGAGTTGCGGGAGAGCCTCGCCGCGACCCTGGTGGTGGTCACCCACGAACTCGCCAGCATCTTTGCCATTGGCAGCAATGGCGTTTTTCTCGACCCGGAACAGCGGACCATGATCGCCAGCGGCAGCCCCGCCGAGATGCTGGCCGCCGGTGAGCCGAAGGTTCGGGAGTTTTTGCAGCGAGGTGAAGCATGA
- a CDS encoding MlaD family protein, with protein MSRKFSPTLLGAFVTGAVILALGALALFGSGWLRKDVRVNVVYFSGSVKGLTIGAPVMFRGVTIGQVKDIRVIFDTRELTFRIPVLIETDMERIQAVGADQPGTGPGQGATDAFIDLLVKRGLRAQLQMLSLVTGQLFVQLDIFPESEAHFVGKGGDYQEIPTVLSSFEEVSKTLEQIPLDQLVQKVVTTLDGLENLVNSPELGESVRTLNETLQAVQKLSGQVDANFARMVGDVSTTMASVATLAEHLDAELVPVSRELRGTLAVARGAFGQAESALAGLDSTLAPQAPERAALRQALQELTDAARAVRILAEALELQPEMLLKGRQGTP; from the coding sequence ATGAGCCGAAAATTCAGTCCGACCCTCCTCGGCGCCTTTGTCACCGGGGCGGTGATCCTGGCGCTGGGCGCCCTGGCCCTGTTCGGTTCCGGCTGGCTGCGCAAGGATGTCCGGGTCAACGTGGTCTACTTCAGCGGTTCGGTCAAGGGGCTGACGATCGGAGCGCCGGTGATGTTCCGCGGCGTCACCATCGGCCAGGTCAAGGATATCCGGGTCATCTTCGACACCCGGGAACTGACCTTCCGCATCCCGGTCCTGATTGAGACCGACATGGAAAGGATCCAGGCGGTCGGCGCCGATCAGCCGGGGACCGGCCCCGGCCAGGGCGCGACGGATGCCTTCATCGATCTGCTGGTCAAACGCGGCCTGCGCGCCCAGCTGCAGATGCTGAGCCTGGTGACCGGTCAGCTTTTCGTCCAGCTCGATATCTTCCCGGAGAGTGAGGCCCACTTTGTCGGCAAGGGGGGGGATTACCAGGAAATTCCGACCGTGCTGTCGAGCTTCGAGGAGGTCTCCAAAACCCTGGAACAGATCCCCCTCGATCAGCTGGTGCAGAAGGTGGTGACGACCCTCGACGGCCTGGAAAACCTGGTCAACAGCCCCGAACTGGGCGAGAGTGTAAGGACCCTCAACGAAACCCTGCAGGCGGTGCAGAAACTGAGCGGCCAGGTCGATGCGAATTTTGCCAGGATGGTCGGCGACGTCTCAACGACGATGGCATCGGTGGCCACCCTGGCTGAACATCTCGATGCCGAGCTGGTCCCGGTCAGCAGGGAGCTGCGCGGCACTCTGGCAGTGGCGCGAGGTGCCTTTGGCCAGGCCGAGAGTGCCCTGGCCGGCCTCGATTCGACCCTGGCGCCCCAGGCGCCGGAACGGGCGGCCCTGCGCCAGGCGCTGCAGGAGTTGACCGACGCCGCGCGGGCAGTGCGCATTCTCGCCGAGGCGCTGGAACTGCAGCCGGAAATGCTGCTCAAGGGACGACAGGGGACGCCATGA